GGCATCATGTTCGACTGGAGCGGGGTGTATTTCAGGAAGGTCATTGGCGCTAGGGGCCCGCTTGCCGTTTTGGGTTACGCTTCGTTCATGGCTTTTATGGCAATAGGGCGCTTTTCGGGCGACATCATTATCAGGAAATTAGGGCGCAAAAGGGTGCTCCAAATCGCGGGGTGCATGGTGTCGTTCGGGCTTTACAGCGCGGTGGCATTACCCTATATTGTTCCGGCTACGATAGCTTTTATGCTGGTAGGGCTTGGCGTTTCTACCATTATCCCTATCATTTTTAGTGTTGCCGGTAACAGGCCCAATATCCCGCCAAGCATTGCGTTGCAAACCGTATCCAGTGTGAGCTTCCTCGGTTTTATGCTCGGCCCGCCGGTAATAGGCCACGTAGCACAGGCTACGAGCCTCCGGATGTCATTTGCTATTATTGGGATATTCGGTATCGGGATAGCATTTTTGGTATCAAGGATAAAGGGAATAGAGTGAAAATTCCAAATTCCAAATTTCAAAAAACAAATCCTAAAAGAGTGAAAACTGCGACTGAACACTAAAAAATTACTCCTTCACAAACTTCAGCTGTACATTTCCTTCACTGGTCACAAGCGTTATAAAATGCATCCCGGTAGCAAGCTGCGATACATTCCATGAGGTTTCGCTCCCGGTTTCCAGTACTTTTTGCCCAAGTGTGTTGTAGAAGATCGCTTTTTCAAGTGTAATTCCTTCAGGTAAATCGGCAGACAGCGTTTCCGAAGCAGGATTTGGGTATAGCTTTACAGCCGATAAGCGGTTAAAGCTATTGGTGCTGAGCGTAATATTGGTGCTGGCGGAAATAATATCCCATTGTGTGTTATACACTGCGGAAACTGCAGTAAAAGGCAGGGGCACGGTATACTGCTGCCCGTTGAACGTGTTATCGAGCACTACATCATATACCTGGCTTTGGGGGCCGATAAATGTGATGGGCACGGGCATTTCGAAATAGCTGACCGATGGATGCGACTGCGTTTGGTTTACCGTGACAAATGCCTGATTGGAACTGCTTGATACAGCAATGTCATAAATAGGATATCCCTGGTTATAGACCCAGTCACTGAAAAATTCATCAAGATCCACGCCGGATTGTGCTTCGAGATGCGCCTGCAGGTCGGGTGTCTTTGCATACGCATAAGCAAGATCGGCATCGGCAAGGTAGTTGCGCAGCGCCTGGAAATAATTGGCGTCGCCCAGCTTATAGCGCAGCATGTGGAGCACCATTGCACCTTTATTATAGGTAAGCCTGTTGCTGAATATCCTGTCTACACTAAGGGTGTCCGTATCGGTAAGATAAACACTTCCGCCAGGCTGGGAGGTGATATTCAGGATCGTTGAAAACTTCCAGTTTATAAAGGCGCTTTCCCCATCCATATGTTGTATTACCATTCCCGCCATATAGGTGGCAGAGCCTTCGTTAAGCCAGATATCTTTCCAGGAGCCGCAGGTTATTTTGTCGCCAAACCAGTGGTGGCCCAGCTCGTGCGCTATCAGCTGCCTCCCGAAGCTTCCCATGAACGAAACCGTGGTATGCTCCATCCCTCCCCCGAAGCCGCATTGTGCATGCCCGTATTTTTCGAGGTGGAAAGGATAGGTTTCAAAGGTCTGTTCATAAAAATCCATAATAGGCACCGTTACGGCGACCTGGCTTGGAACAGAAGTATTTTCAGGATAATAGTAGTTTACAATTGGGAAGGTATTCGGCGCGGTGCCCGCTGTCTGGTTAAAAACGGCATAGTTGCTTACCGCGATAGCGATAAGGTAAGCGGGGATAGGGTAGCCATGATGAAAATGCGTTGTCTTGTTGGCACCATTTACTACCTGCGATTGCTCAAGCCCGTTGGAAACGCTCACATAGGCCGAAGGCGCAGTGATATACACATCGATGCTTTCTACTTTATCTATAAGGTCCTGCTTACACGGCCACCAGTCTTTAGCGCCATAAGGCTGGGAAAGTGTCCACAATACCGGTGAGCCGTTGTGCTCATCGGTTACAAAAGATTCCTGGTCACTTGGCGGTACACCCGAATAGGTAATGATAACCGTACCTGTTGTACCTCCCAATTGGGGAGTAGGAAACGCTATAACAAGCTCATCGTTGGAATTCTGCGTGAACGAAAGGCTGCTGCCATTTTTTGTGACCGAGCTCACGGTAAGGTCATTGCTCAGGTCGAAAGTTATGGAAGACATGTCTTCGTTGGCAACAAAAGTAGTAGTAACGCTTCCGGAAATAAACTGCACTGCTGGATTCACTGTAAGGTCCAGCTTGTGGTATACAACGTCATAGTTGCCTGTATTGACATTGGCCCGGAAACTTCTTAGGGCTACGGCCGACTTCATTTCCGCTTCAGATATCTGCTGTAATTCTTCATTATAAGATTGTGCAAAAGCGCCTGTAAAGGATATAAGGCTAAAAAGCAGGAAGGTAAAATTCTTCATCATGGGTAAAATTTCCCAAATATAATCAGAATTTGATTGAAAAACAGTGGTATAAAGTTTAGATATAAAACATATCCGGTCTGAGCCGCGATCTATAATAAAAAAGCTGTACCTCTCTGCGGTAGTTCTTTGTTAATAAATATTTTTTACTGCTCTAAAGATACATTATTAGTGAAAGTTAGCGTAATTCGTGGCTAAACTCCTTCTAATTAAAACAAATCATTAAATTTGCTCACTTTATAAAAATCAGCATCATGTTACAGACAGCATTTATCAGAGAGAACAGGGAAAAAGTGATACAGGCTTTGGGCAAAAGGAATTTTGACGCAGCGCCATTGGTTGACGAAGTGATAGCCCTCGATGAAAAAAGAAGGCACACACAGGTAGAGCTTGACACGGTACTTTCGGAATCCAACAAGCTGTCGCGTGATATTGGCGAGCTGATGAAAGCCGGCGAAAAAGCCAAAGCCGCCATCCTTAAAGAAAAAACCACCCATTATAAAGAGAAGAGCAAACAGCTGGGCGAAATACTTGCTGCGGCTGCCGAAGCCCTTACGCAGGCGCTTTACAAATTGCCGAACACCCCGGCCGACATTGTCCCTGTAGGAAAAACACCTGAGGAGAACGTTGAGGTACATGCCGAAGGGGAGATCCCTGTACTGCACGAAGGCGCTATGCCGCACTGGGACCTCGCAAAAAAATACGACATCATCGACTTTGAGCTGGGCAACAAGATAACAGGCGCGGGCTTCCCGGTGTATAAAGGAAAAGGTGCAAAATTGCAGCGTGCCCTTATCAACTATTTCCTGGACAAAAATACCGGCGCAGGTTATAGCGAAATCCAGGTGCCGCATTTGGTGAACGAAGCTTCCGGCTACGGCACGGGCCAGCTTCCGGATAAGGAAGGCCAGATGTACCATGTAGGTGTTGACGACCTATACCTTATCCCGACGGCTGAGGTTCCGGTAACCAATATGTTCCGCGATGTGATATTGCAGGAAAACGAGCTGCCGGTATTATGTACGGGTTATACGCCTTGTTTCCGGAGGGAGGCAGGTTCGTATGGCGCCCACGTTCGCGGCCTTAACCGCCTGCACCAGTTCGATAAGGTGGAGATTGTGCGCATTGAGCACCCTGATAATTCCTATGCTGCACTTGACGGCATGGTGGAACACGTAAAAACCCTGCTTCAGGAACTAAAGCTTCCGTACCGCATCCTTCGCCTGTGCGGCGGCGATATGGGCTTTGCATCGGCGCTGACCTATGACTTTGAAGTATTCTCTACCGCGCAGGACCGTTGGCTGGAAATAAGCTCTGTATCGAATTTCGAAACGTTCCAGTCCAACAGGCTGAAGCTGCGTTTCCGCGATAAGGAGGGCAAGAACCAACTGGCGCACACCCTTAACGGAAGCTCACTCGCACTGCCAAGGGTGCTTGCAGGGATACTGGAAAACTACCAAACTCCCGAAGGCATCGTAATACCCGAAGTTTTACGCCCTTATACCGGATTTGATATAATAAATTAGTAGCTTTGTTTAAGGCACAAAGGGAACGCGAATGACGCGGATTTTGGCGAATGCCCGCAGATTTTAAAAAATGACGCGGTAGTATGCTAAATCAGTGTCATCTGCGTTTTTTTATTATCAGCATTCAATAAGATTACTGATTGTGTCCATAACAAATAAAAATCCGTGGAGATCCGCCTAAATCCGCGTCATCCGCGTTCTAAACTATGAAAAAGATAATTGCCATTATAGCCTTCCTAATCTCCTTTGCCGCCTTCGCGCAAAACGAGCAGCTGGCACAGAATTACTTTGAAAAAGGTGAGTTTGAAAAAGCCCTCGTCATTTACCAGGACTTCGAAAAGAAACAGCCCAACAATACCTTTTTCACGCAGAAAGTCGTTGCCTGCTACCAACAATTGCAGCAATATGCCAATGCCGGTAAGCTGCTCGCAGAAAAGCTCGAAAGGACAAGACAGCCCCTGCTGTATGTAGAAATTGGCTACAATTACCAATTGCAGAAAGACATGGCCAACGCCGAAAAGAACTATAAGCTGGCACTGACATCGGTAACCGAAAACCCGTCGAATGTTTACAGCATTGCCACTACTTTTGAGCAAAAAACATTGCTGGACCAGGCCATAAAAGCGTATGATATTGCCGTAAAAGCCAACCAAAGCCTTAACTTCGATTACCAGGTGGCGCTGTTGCAGGGGCAGCTTGGCAATGTAGACCTGATGATCGATAAGCTCCTGAGCTATTCGTACAATAACCCGCAGAACCTTGTGGTGGTGCAAAACCAGCTGTCGCGTTTCATGAACGAGGAGAGCGAGGAAAACCCGGCAGGCAGCCCGGAAAAAAGTTTCAACGCATCGTTGCGCAAAGCATTGCTTTTGAATGTACAGAAAACCCAGGACATCTTCTGGAACCAGTTCCTGAGCTGGTTTTTTGTGCAACAGCATGATTATGGCAAAGCTTTCATACAGGAAAAAGCCATTTTCAAGCGTGACCCCGATATGTTTTTCAATATTGTGAGCCTAGCAAAGCTGGCGGTGGAGGAAAACGAGGATGCCACAGCCCGCGAGATACTGGATTTTATCCTTAACAATACGCAGGACCCGGAATTGCTCATGCAGTCGAATTATTACATGCTTTCCATGGACATTAAAACAGCGCCGGAAAAAGATTATCCTGCCATCAAACAGCGCATAGACACCCTCCTTGCCCAGTACGGCGTAAGCCCGTACTCTCTGGAGCTGCAATTGCTAAAAGCCGACTTCGATGCCTTTTACAGGAAAGATACCAAAGCCGGGATAGAGACGCTAAACAATACCCTGAAGCTGCAACTGAACAAATACCAGGAGGCGCAGGTAAAAATGAAGCTCTCGGATATACTGCTGCTGGACGAGAAGTTTAATCAGGCCATCATTTACTATGCCCAGATCGAAGAAGATCTTAAGAACGATGCCGTTGGCCATGAGGCAAGCCTTAAGATGGCAAAGAGCAGTTATTTTAAAGGTGATTTCGAATGGGCGCAGAAACAGTTTAAGGTGCTGAAATCAAACTCGTCCCAGCTTATTGCTAACGATGCGCTCGAACTGTACCTGCTGATCATAGACAATACGGTGGAAGACAGCACACAGACGGCCCTGAAGAAATTTGCAAAAGCCGACTTCAAATTATATCAAAACAAAAAAGCCGAAGCGCTTGCCGGTTTTAAGGACATCCTCGCAAATGATAAAACGCAGAGCATACAGGATGTTACCCTGCTGCGTATCGGCAAGATATATGAAGGCATGGGACAATACCCGCAGGCTTTGGAATATTACCAGAAGGTAATCGATAACTACAAGGAAGGCATTTATGTAGATGAAGCGCTGTTCTTCTCGGCAGAGATCTACAACAAAAAACTATCCGACCCGGAGAAGGCAAAACCGCTGTATGAAAAAGTACTCTTTGGCCACGAAGACAGCATTTACTTTATAGAGGCCAGGAAACAATACAGGCTGCTGCGGGGGGATACGAATAGTTAATATTACTAATGATCGGTGTGTCATTTCGACCGTAGCTTGCGGAGAGAGAAATCTCAGAATGACCGTGGAGATGTCGGGATTTCTCCTATCGTCGAAATCGAAGGCACGCTCCAGTATAAATTTTACCATAAAATTATTAGCCCATAATTGCCGTTCCCCCTATCTTTGTTAACAGGTTTAATTTGCCGAATCAACACATCACAAAATAACCAAATCCACCAAAAAATGATACTCTACAACGTTACCATCAACATAGACGACAGTGTACACGATAAATGGCTTAGCTGGATGATGGAGAAGCACATACCCGAAGTAATGGAAACCGGCAAGTTTTTCAAGGCCAAGATCGTTAAGGTGCTTATTGTGGAAGAGATGGGCGGAAGCACTTATGCCATCCAGTACTTTGCCGACAGTATGGAAAAGCTGCAGGCCTATTACAAAGAAGATGCGCCGCGACTGAGGGAAGAAGGCGTGAAGCTGTTTGGCGACAAGATGCTGGCCTTCCGTACCGAGATGGAGTTGTTGAAAGAGTTTAAACAGGTATAGTAATTAGCCACGCCTTCGGGTCCCAAAAATGGATAAAGTAAAAGCCAAAAAACACCTCGGGCAGCATTTCCTGAAGGACGAAAGCATTGCAAAGGATATTGCCGATACACTA
Above is a genomic segment from Flavobacterium album containing:
- a CDS encoding M1 family aminopeptidase; its protein translation is MMKNFTFLLFSLISFTGAFAQSYNEELQQISEAEMKSAVALRSFRANVNTGNYDVVYHKLDLTVNPAVQFISGSVTTTFVANEDMSSITFDLSNDLTVSSVTKNGSSLSFTQNSNDELVIAFPTPQLGGTTGTVIITYSGVPPSDQESFVTDEHNGSPVLWTLSQPYGAKDWWPCKQDLIDKVESIDVYITAPSAYVSVSNGLEQSQVVNGANKTTHFHHGYPIPAYLIAIAVSNYAVFNQTAGTAPNTFPIVNYYYPENTSVPSQVAVTVPIMDFYEQTFETYPFHLEKYGHAQCGFGGGMEHTTVSFMGSFGRQLIAHELGHHWFGDKITCGSWKDIWLNEGSATYMAGMVIQHMDGESAFINWKFSTILNITSQPGGSVYLTDTDTLSVDRIFSNRLTYNKGAMVLHMLRYKLGDANYFQALRNYLADADLAYAYAKTPDLQAHLEAQSGVDLDEFFSDWVYNQGYPIYDIAVSSSSNQAFVTVNQTQSHPSVSYFEMPVPITFIGPQSQVYDVVLDNTFNGQQYTVPLPFTAVSAVYNTQWDIISASTNITLSTNSFNRLSAVKLYPNPASETLSADLPEGITLEKAIFYNTLGQKVLETGSETSWNVSQLATGMHFITLVTSEGNVQLKFVKE
- the serS gene encoding serine--tRNA ligase, which codes for MLQTAFIRENREKVIQALGKRNFDAAPLVDEVIALDEKRRHTQVELDTVLSESNKLSRDIGELMKAGEKAKAAILKEKTTHYKEKSKQLGEILAAAAEALTQALYKLPNTPADIVPVGKTPEENVEVHAEGEIPVLHEGAMPHWDLAKKYDIIDFELGNKITGAGFPVYKGKGAKLQRALINYFLDKNTGAGYSEIQVPHLVNEASGYGTGQLPDKEGQMYHVGVDDLYLIPTAEVPVTNMFRDVILQENELPVLCTGYTPCFRREAGSYGAHVRGLNRLHQFDKVEIVRIEHPDNSYAALDGMVEHVKTLLQELKLPYRILRLCGGDMGFASALTYDFEVFSTAQDRWLEISSVSNFETFQSNRLKLRFRDKEGKNQLAHTLNGSSLALPRVLAGILENYQTPEGIVIPEVLRPYTGFDIIN
- a CDS encoding tetratricopeptide repeat protein, yielding MKKIIAIIAFLISFAAFAQNEQLAQNYFEKGEFEKALVIYQDFEKKQPNNTFFTQKVVACYQQLQQYANAGKLLAEKLERTRQPLLYVEIGYNYQLQKDMANAEKNYKLALTSVTENPSNVYSIATTFEQKTLLDQAIKAYDIAVKANQSLNFDYQVALLQGQLGNVDLMIDKLLSYSYNNPQNLVVVQNQLSRFMNEESEENPAGSPEKSFNASLRKALLLNVQKTQDIFWNQFLSWFFVQQHDYGKAFIQEKAIFKRDPDMFFNIVSLAKLAVEENEDATAREILDFILNNTQDPELLMQSNYYMLSMDIKTAPEKDYPAIKQRIDTLLAQYGVSPYSLELQLLKADFDAFYRKDTKAGIETLNNTLKLQLNKYQEAQVKMKLSDILLLDEKFNQAIIYYAQIEEDLKNDAVGHEASLKMAKSSYFKGDFEWAQKQFKVLKSNSSQLIANDALELYLLIIDNTVEDSTQTALKKFAKADFKLYQNKKAEALAGFKDILANDKTQSIQDVTLLRIGKIYEGMGQYPQALEYYQKVIDNYKEGIYVDEALFFSAEIYNKKLSDPEKAKPLYEKVLFGHEDSIYFIEARKQYRLLRGDTNS
- a CDS encoding DUF4286 family protein; the protein is MILYNVTINIDDSVHDKWLSWMMEKHIPEVMETGKFFKAKIVKVLIVEEMGGSTYAIQYFADSMEKLQAYYKEDAPRLREEGVKLFGDKMLAFRTEMELLKEFKQV